One region of Podospora bellae-mahoneyi strain CBS 112042 chromosome 1 map unlocalized CBS112042p_1.2, whole genome shotgun sequence genomic DNA includes:
- a CDS encoding uncharacterized protein (antiSMASH:Cluster_3; EggNog:ENOG503PXZD), with amino-acid sequence MPRFRDIAPAPHRQESAESRSSQETSSLGPLSDSPALPPRRLLSRKACAYCKTKKIKCSGGEPCFQCQSRQRPQECRYQLSPEEALRLENVRLRERIQDLELLYRSQGAESSDNMHLDDIAVSVFDQRPSSAQSSLGERLDNEAFSHYSQPFSPHQPLSTKSSSAVGNSPLPPSLLSRQISTEIEKEYMLQPHAHHSLANELATRYPSVYPTLIHPDAERLGLQVIYDPSQLLSHIDALQITCSIENKRPYPQSDNRFQSVDITQWTDVAINGDLAASLLSQYFVNDQPAFQLFDADLFLDDLVHGGHVYCSSQLVNALLAWTCQAYCSLYPEKGLQELGVRFLAQADHLFWQSLNLNTITSAPTATLLGACAVVSGHADLSARYKAASLAASRVMGLFGTGDAFSAGVIAQPTGITLSSGQWAKATSHTAWGVFSNQTFTDLHTRSCAFQGHPGLPIAGRDTYKTDDGSLAILPLPSYSDVSYVSTNELAVIVHDMVRLYYYTGEPDDGSPLAAMPNRNPSLEQAENIFRRLLAWAAGLPFACVRGDQNSPETMCMHMHFHAAVIALFQPFIFGPLRRLKFQSFDTQGSALCAFNSSVDQLKRLVINYQSTFDLQGNLLGPLGGTMSLASSLCQTGPSVERKDDSVRRHYFAVCIKGLLRIVSRFKVIKVFIQGLLALALSTQTITRQYAESVMGEVTRPENSSLAAMAAEHLTSNVVVDYELALTHRSAATCDRVAATLGDLSRSKRTEPTVDVGYVMDGDKMEMV; translated from the exons ATGCCTCGCTTCAGAGACATTGCCCCCGCACCCCACAGGCAAGAATCGGCCGAGTCCCGGTCTTCTCAAGAAACTTCCTCCCTCGGGCCCCTAAGTGATTCTCCTGCACTTCCGCCTCGTCGTCTGCTGTCTCGCAAGGCTTGCGCCTATTGCAAGACGAAAAAGATCAAGTGCAGCGGCGGAGAGCCGTGCTTTCAGTGCCAATCGCGGCAGCGACCTCAAGAATGCCGCTACCAACTTTCGCCAGAAGAGGCGTTGCGCCTGGAAAACGTGCGTCTCCGAGAACGGATTCAGGATTTGGAGTTGCTGTATAGGTCTCAGGGTGCAGAGAGCTCTGACAATATGCATCTCGACGATATTGCGGTAAGTGTCTTTGACCAGAGGCCTAGCAGCGCTCAATCATCGTTGGGAGAACGACTGGATAATGAAGCTTTCAGCCATTATTCCCAGCC ATTCTCACCCCACCAGCCTTTGTCCACTAAGAGCTCATCTGCCGTCGGTAATTCACCCTTGCCGCCTTCTTTACTCTCAAGACAAATCTCTACAGAGATTGAAAAGGAATACATGCTTCAACCACATGCCCACCACAGCCTGGCGAACGAATTGGCGACCAGGT ACCCCTCGGTATACCCTACTCTAATACATCCAGATGCTGAGCGCCTTGGGCTACAGGTGATATACGACCCCAGTCAGCTTCTCAGCCACATAGATGCCCTACAGATTACATGCTCGATTGAAAATAAGCGCCCTTATCCACAGTCTGACAACCGATTTCAGAGCGTTGACATCACCCAATGGACTGATGTCGCGATTAACGGAGATCTTGCCGCTAGCCTGCTCTCACAATACTTTGTCAATGACCAGCCTGCCTTTCAACTTTTTGATGCAGACCTCTTTCTCGACGACTTGGTCCACGGGGGGCATGTTTACTGCTCATCCCAGCTCGTCAATGCATTGTTGGCGTGGACTTGC CAAGCTTACTGCAGCTTATACCCCGAGAAGGGTCTGCAAGAATTGGGTGTCCGATTTTTGGCACAAGCAGATCATTTATTCTGGCAGTCATTGaatctcaacaccatcacctctgCCCCTACCGCCACTCTGCTTGGAGCTTGCGCCGTGGTGTCAGGCCACGCCGACCTCTCGGCGCGATACAAGGCCGCTTCTCTTGCAGCTAGTCGGGTCATGGGGCTATTCGGGACTGGGGACGCTTTTTCTGCAGGGGTAATTGCTCAACCGACAGGTATAACTCTGAGCTCTGGCCAGTGGGCCAAAGCCACTTCACATACTGCGTGGGGTGTATTTTCGAATCAAAC ATTCACTGACTTACATACCCGCTCCTGTGCATTTCAGGGGCATCCCGGGCTTCCCATAGCTGGTCGCGATACGTACAAGACGGATGACGGTAGCTTAGCGatactccctctccccagctATTCAGATGTCAGCTACGTATCCACGAATGAGCTGGCGGTAATAGTTCATGACATGGTGCGGTTGTACTACTATACTGGTGAGCCAGACGATGGTTCTCCGCTAGCAGCAATGCCGAATCGAAACCCAAGCCTTGAACAAGCTGAAAATATCTTTCGGCGACTGCTTGCATGGGCGGCAGGTCTGCCGTTTGCCTGCGTCAGAGGGGATCAGAACTCTCCAGAGACAATGTGCATGCA TATGCACTTTCATGCAGCTGTCATTGCATTATTTCAACCATTTATATTTGGCCCATTGCGGCGGCTGAAGTTCCAGTCATTCGACACTCAAGGATCCGCCCTCTGTGCGTTCAACTCCTCGGTTGACCAGCTCAAGAGGCTGGTAATCAATTACCAGAGTACATTTGATCTCCAGGGAAATCTGTTGGGACCACTGGGCGGGACGATGTCTCTTGCAAGCAGTCTTTGCCAGACTGGACCCTCGGTGGAACGAAAGGACGATTCTGTACGACGACACTACTTTGCGGTCTGCATCAAGGGCCTTCTTCGCATCGTGAGCCGGTTTAAAGTTATCAAAGTCTTCATACAGGGACTACTGGCCCTGGCGCTTTCCACCCAAACGATCACGAGACAATACGCAGAGTCGGTGATGGGCGAGGTGACGCGACCGGAAAATTCGTCACTCGCGGCCATGGCGGCAGAGCACCTCACTTCGAACGTGGTGGTAGACTACGAGCTTGCGCTGACGCACCGATCGGCGGCTACTTGTGACCGGGTCGCGGCGACGCTTGGGGATCTCAGCAGATCAAAAAGAACCGAGCCCACAGTCGACGTTGGTTATGTTATGGACGGCGAtaagatggagatggtgtaA
- a CDS encoding uncharacterized protein (antiSMASH:Cluster_3; EggNog:ENOG503P24M), translating to MKGMVSALLAAGISATLPSSALGSVVVIRNADFPDPIDGFIGPIPYGDATINAPMDEDGKDTYIGFKFFPEAHIPHLCAAHCVSVTNYHRKHPKPDGTYDTCRFFLAYTLFENGVPQGLFCSMYTRDLMPPTAARLVTTIVAPPTTTAKPNTTHKSETTSTDKSEPTSTDKSEPTAYKPNTTHKSKLTSTDKSEPTSTHKSEPTSTHKSEPTTYKPNTTHKSKPTSTDKSKPTSTHKSEPTSTHKSEPTTYKPNTTHKSKATSTDKSKPTSTHKSEPTSTHKSEPTTYKPNTTHKSEPTSTNKSESTSTDKSEPTTYKPNTTHKSEPTSTDKSEPTSTGKSEPTSTDKSGPTSTGKSEPTSTGKSEPTSTGKSEPTTYKPNTTHKSEPTSTDKSEPTSTGKSEPTSTGKSEPTSTDKSEPTSTDKSEPTSTHKAEPTTYKPPTTHKPNTTHKPNTTHKPNTTHKPNTTHKPEPPTTHKPNTPHKPEPPTTHKPEPPTPHKPEPPTTHKPNTPHKPEPPTTYKPPTTHKPNTTHKHTTPHKHTTPHKSEPTSTYNWKPTTHKHTPTHNWKPTNTYKPTTHKPNTTHKWKPTTTGKPTITRLTISLHPTTTHKTNITNPRPIMTTLRTTTTKLLMTTTKRTTTITRKPTVMTFTTRRTVVETGRVIATPIAAIALDDSD from the exons ATGAAGGGCATGGTTTCGGCCCTGCTGGCCGCGGGCATTTCGGCCACCTTGCCTTCGAGTGCTCTCGGCAGTGTTGTTGTCATCCGCAACGCTGATTTCCCTGATCCCATTGATGGCTTCATCGGTCCCATCCCCTATGGAGATGCCACCATCAATGCTCCGATGGACGAGGACGGCAAGGACACCTACATAGGCTTCAAGTTCTTCCCTGAGGCCCACATCCCTCACCTGTGCGCTGCTCACTGTGTGAGCGTCACCAACTATCATCGCAAGCACCCCAAGCCTGATGGCACCTACGACACTTGCAGATTCTTCCTTGCCTACACCCTGTTTGAGAACGGAGTCCCCCAGGGTCTGTTCTGCTCGATGTACACCCGCGA TCTTATGCCACCAACCGCGGCGAGACTCGTG ACCACCATTGTcgctccccccaccaccacggcaaagcccaacaccactcaTAAGTCGGAGACTACCTCGACTGATAAGTCGGAGCCCACCTCGACTGACAAGTCGGAGCCTACCGCTTAcaagcccaacaccactcaTAAGTCGAAGCTCACCTCGACTGACAAGTCGGAGCCCACCTCGACTCACAAGTCGGAGCCCACCTCAACTCACAAGTCAGAGCCTACCACTTAcaagcccaacaccactcaTAAGTCGAAGCCCACCTCGACTGACAAGTCGAAGCCCACCTCGACTCACAAGTCGGAGCCCACCTCAACTCACAAGTCAGAGCCTACCACTTAcaagcccaacaccactcaTAAGTCGAAGGCCACCTCGACTGACAAGTCGAAGCCCACCTCGACTCACAAGTCGGAGCCCACCTCAACTCACAAGTCAGAGCCTACCACTTAcaagcccaacaccactcaTAAGTCGGAGCCCACCTCGACTAACAAGTCGGAGTCTACCTCGACTGACAAGTCAGAGCCTACCACTTAcaagcccaacaccactcaTAAGTCGGAGCCCACCTCGACTGATAAGTCGGAGCCCACCTCGACTGGCAAGTCGGAGCCTACCTCGACTGACAAGTCGGGGCCCACCTCGACTGGCAAGTCGGAGCCCACCTCGACTGGCAAGTCGGAGCCTACCTCGACTGGCAAGTCGGAGCCTACCACTTAcaagcccaacaccactcaTAAGTCGGAGCCCACCTCGACTGATAAGTCGGAGCCCACCTCGACTGGCAAGTCGGAGCCCACCTCGACTGGCAAGTCGGAGCCTACCTCGACTGACAAGTCGGAGCCCACCTCGACTGATAAGTCGGAGCCTACCTCGACTCACAAGGCGGAGCCTACCACTTACAAGCCTCCTACAACTCACAAGCCTAACACCACTCACAAGCCTAACACCACTCACAAGCCTAACACCACTCACAAGCCTAACACCACTCACAAGCCGGAGCCTCCTACCACTCACAAGCCTAATACCCCTCACAAGCCGGAGCCTCCTACCACTCACAAGCCGGAGCCTCCTACCCCTCACAAGCCGGAGCCTCCTACCACTCACAAGCCTAATACCCCTCACAAGCCGGAGCCTCCTACCACTTACAAGCCTCCTACCACTCACAAGCCTAACACCACTCACAAGCATACCACCCCTCACAAGCATACCACCCCTCACAAGTCGGAGCCTACCTCCACTTACAACTGGAAACCTACCACTCACAAGCATACCCCCACTCACAACTGGAAGCCTACCAACACTTACAAGCCTACCACTCACAAGCCTAACACCACTCACAAGTGGAAGCCTACCACTACTGGCAAGCCCACGATTACTCGGCTTACAATCAGTcttcatcccaccaccactcacaaGACAAATATTACCAACCCCCGCCCGATTATGACCACGCTCCGCACAACGACAACCAAGCTGTTAATGACCACGACTAagcgcaccaccaccatcactcgCAAGCCCACAGTCATGACATTCACCACCCGCCGCACCGTGGTTGAGACTGGTCGTGTGATTGCCACGCCCATTGCTGCCATCGCCCTTGATGATAGTGACTAA